The window CTCATAAATTAATCCtttaatactaatttaaaaactcaaaatcacAAGCACAATAACATATAgtcttaagaaaactaatggctaaaacataaaccataggtaatttcattacctaattattggctttaattcctctagagggtgacttgaattttgggatgccacagagCGGATGCATCTCCCCTTAGCATTGGAGCCGTGTGCGGAGGATCCCGTCTCCCTTACATTGCATCTCCCCTTGGCGTTGGAGGTAGCCCGACAGGAGGCTGCCTTGCGCTAGATTTAGTGAGGGCcagcaaggctcaacctcgccgaaTCGCCGCCCGGGCAAGGCTGGGAGGCTCGACTCTCGCTAGATCCGGTGTGGGCGGCCCGGCCGCAAGGCCGCTCTTGTGGCCACTAGTGAGGTGGCCGGTGAGCCTTGCCAATTGTTGCCTAGCCGGTCGCCGTGGGTCGGCCAGGccgagggaggaggagagaagaaaaaaaataaaaatgaaaaatgaaaaaagaataaagaaaaagaattaatttaaaatttaaaatattattaaaaattatccacatcatgTGATCGGTGTTCAGTtagcaaaatccgaccaaaattggccagaaaagACTGAATCGAcactaagtaaaaatgtttatgactaaattggcaccaaaaaaatgtttaggacttttttggcacttttcccaacATTTGGTCATTGTTGACTCTCAATATATGATCTTCATCttatgttttaattttgttcaagaGGAAAACTCATGCTCaagttttggtattttattCTACACTAAATAGATCCGAAACATCGAATGCTGCCTAAATTTAAATCCATCCCGATCCTAAGGTACGAATTAAATAACAGCTGAAATAAAACCTATTAAGCAACTTTGTAGTTTGCTGATGAGGCCTGAGAGACATTTTGGAAATGATAGGCCACCTTAGATGCTCTTAGTTTCACAAAAGCACCATTTAGAATTCACCAATTGTTGTTGACGATTCTTGGCCTTTTGGCTCAAAATAGTATAGATCCAATTAGTTTCCAAGAGCATTTGTCACAAGTAATGGTGCGTTCGGTAacgtttcttttcaaaaattgttccaggaaacataaatagaaaaaagtatttctgttccagGAACATTTTTTGACTAGAAAAACTTGctcctaaataaataaataaaacagaaacgcgtttgataaatttgtattctttttttgtttcttttaattttttaatatttttattttatctttccatttttttgttcttttggccaGCGGCTTCACCCAGATCCGGCgtggccgagctcgcccgcccacCAATCACCCGGCATtggcccggtgaggccgagccttgtcggtggctgggcgagctcggcctcgccgagggtcgcgaTGCTCGGCCTTGctggggccggcgaccggtcaacgaaaaaagaaaaaagaaagaaagagaagaaacaaaagaagagagaaaatttgtttctccaaattgttccaaaaacaaggtttttttgtttcttgtttttcttccaaatttgttccgggaacaaaaacgcaaacaaacgggtttatgtttttttttctcccggaacaaaaaaacaagaattctattcatgaacaaaaaataaaaatgcaaacaaacagaGCATAAATGTATATTATTATCTGACTAAAGTCACGATTAGCCAGACCAATGAACTAAAAACACACGCACGGGCGGTCCTTGCAGCACCATTCTACatcaatttgggtttttttcaCGGTTCTGATGCCTTCTGACCTAAACTTAGCAAACAAGGGATATAAAAAGAACAACCGCCGTTCGTTACATTTCAAATTAACTGAACATGCTAGGCTGTTCTGATTATTCAAAGACCAGAGTCGTCCAAGGAACAAGAGTATCAGGATTCTCCTTTGCTTCCTTTCAGATTGATCACAGCAAGTTCTTGTTTGACAAACTCTCCAGCGCACATGGGAGGATATTTGCTTGCAAGTGGGGAATCCGCAAAATGGCCTAAAGGCTTCAGCATGGCATCCGTTGCTATGTGAGCAAACAGCTACATACGGCAGATAAAATAAGTCAGACAACATACACATAATTTTGATCATAATTTAAACTGAGCACTGCAAGGTCCATAtaaaattaacacaattatCCAAATACCGACAGTAGCGGCCCATATTGATACTCACTGTCGAAGATACCCTCCAGAGGCTGCGATTTTGCTTTGATGCAGCTGCCACAGCATCCATTGTCCGACTTGTTACAACAACTTCATGCATACCCGCTATGCAATCACCAGCAGTTAGCCACTCTATCTGCAGTATAATGCCATTGCACGAGGAAGGCAACATATGTAAATCAATATTGGTAAGGCAGGTCAAGGAACGCCAGGAAATAATATTAGAGTTATTGGCAATGCAAAATGAAAGCGAATGCTTGGAATGATCTTGGAGAtattgacaaagaaaaatgaaagtcaaAGATAGCTTGGAAAATAAGAGGAATGACTTTTCTGAATTATTCCTTTTGACATCAATGTCTCTCAGAGTGGATAACAGAGCTTGCCTCTGCATTACCCTACCTGCTTTCCAGTCTGAATAAGAAGACAACCGACAGGAACCTTCACTTCAACCTTTTGTCCATTCCTTAGCCAGATGTTCAAGCCAGGGAATCTACTTCTACCATGAATAGTAAGAAAATTAATGTCGTAGTGATACCCAGCAAACACGGTTCCCTCCTGCCCGTACTGGCGGAGGTTACTTCCTGTCGGGGCAAGAAGAAGTGGTCCCTGTGGAAATCGAAAACCATACTTCATCACATGAAACATTATATAGAACAAGGAATGAACAAAGATGAAGATTTCCGGTTAGAACAAGTGCCCTCGAAGACAGCCAGCAACGCCCATCTCTGCCACAGCACATTCTTAAGTCTTTAACAAAGCCATCAAGGTAATGCAAAAAGCGGTGACTCTGTTTGGTCAGAGGGTAGCAAGTTTGGCAAGAAGTCACTATCAACAATGGTCTCAAAGGTCTTCTGCGTGAGCAACAGCGTGAATAATGATTAATTAAGTCACTATGAGTAACGGGGACACTGTATTGCTTCATGATATCTTTTACAtacttctaccaaaaaaaagaacattctGTGGATTTACACTGCTAATAAGTGGTAAATGTGGGAAACATCACATTCAAGATTATCCGAGAGGATGCATGATGGAGGAAATACACTCAGACTAGTTTTTCATTTCCAAACTCCAATTTCGATGATGGAGCTGAAGTCGAGCAGAACTTGCAGAAAAATTCAAAGCTATATGATCATCACCTGATTCATCAGAGAAGTGAATGCATCTTTTGGCAAGCCAAAGCCGATTGCTGCCATTTCGGCGACGGTCTACGCACCATATCGGATTACATCAGACAAAAAATATTCAACCGATTGCAATGAAAACGAGTATGAACGGATAGAGGATCATGCTGGTGA of the Eucalyptus grandis isolate ANBG69807.140 chromosome 10, ASM1654582v1, whole genome shotgun sequence genome contains:
- the LOC120289015 gene encoding uncharacterized protein LOC120289015 codes for the protein MEVPVIDLSPYLEISPALSSSRPEEVADQLGASLMGLCGEVSRILRETGALMVKDPRCSALDNDRFIDMMEKYFDAPPHFKRFQERPHSHYQVGVTPEGIEVPKSLVDEEIQEKLKAMPEEVRPAIPKGPDLKWRYMWRVGPQPSNTRFQELNSEPVIPDGFPEWKETMDAWGYKMKSAVETVAEMAAIGFGLPKDAFTSLMNQGPLLLAPTGSNLRQYGQEGTVFAGYHYDINFLTIHGRSRFPGLNIWLRNGQKVEVKVPVGCLLIQTGKQIEWLTAGDCIAGMHEVVVTSRTMDAVAAASKQNRSLWRVSSTLFAHIATDAMLKPLGHFADSPLASKYPPMCAGEFVKQELAVINLKGSKGES